From a single Stomoxys calcitrans chromosome 4, idStoCalc2.1, whole genome shotgun sequence genomic region:
- the LOC131997270 gene encoding uncharacterized protein LOC131997270 gives MFKKGYFRKLSDEEKSIMRERALHVRKCVYQNDVLKELSDMMRGYFDVETLGTKIPVKPIKSKEDERAMGILETNTKQVNDRYECSLLWREDVRPIPDSYNMALNRLYSVERKMAKDKNPPLLYVVTYKRCFTRSPLPGKTKIAKDFCGEMAILISLWTLMLWKGLFLEPPVHQPLPNMSRIKMRQNTSKSHQEPSMVSSNVIMWMIMSIVSKLKMKPLMLFAKW, from the exons ATGTTTAAAAAAGGATATTTCCGTAAATTATCGGATGAAGAAAAATCTATAATGCGCGAACGGGCTTTACACGTAAGGAAGTGTGTGTACCAAAATGATGTTTTGAAGGAGTTGAGCGATATGATGCGTGGTTATTTTGATGTGGAAACCCTTGGAACCAAAATACCCGTGAAACCTATAAAATCCAAAGAAGATGAGAGAGCAATGGGCATATTGGAAACAAACACAAAGCAAGTAAATGACCGATATGAATGTTCGTTGTTGTGGAGAGAAGATGTGAGACCGATCCCTGACTCATACAACATGGCTTTGAATCGTTTGTACTCTGTGGAACGTAAGATGGCAAAAGACA aGAATCCCCCATTGCTGTATGTGGTGACATACAAGAGATGTTTTACCAGATCGCCATTGCCAGGAAAGACCAAGATAGCCAAAGATTTCTGTGGAGAGATGGCAATCCTGATCAGCCTGTGGACACTTATGTTATGGAAAGGCTTATTTTTGGAGCCACCTGTTCACCAACCATTGCCCAATATGTCAAGAATAAAAATGCGACAAAATACATCGAAAAGTCACCAAGAGCCGTCCATGGTATCATCGAACGTCATTATGTGGATGATTATGTCGATTGTTTCGAAATTGAAGATGAAGCCCTTAATGTTGTTCGCGAAGTGGTAA
- the LOC131996940 gene encoding uncharacterized protein LOC131996940, whose amino-acid sequence MRRKIKGEALFLCDLSLEEEENAVSYLCRHVQRQQYEDELEDLKKQHSVSQSSQLLSLNPFVGQDGLIRAFGRIQNGAFLNLEARQPIILPKNHRFTRLLVEFYHRKFLHINTATAMSEIRQKYWVPSLRQLLNSIQSHCSACKLRRARPLQPQMSALPMERVTSYDRAFTYTGLDYFGPVSVGIRRQREKRWVALFTCFTTRAIHLEIATDLSSDACLMCIRNFINRRGVPVSIRSDNGTNFVGIAKELQGIDMFLDTNSLSSGLTALGIKWIFNTPLNPSEGGVWERLVQSVKKALYIMLKEQAPKLETLQSFLIEAENIINSRPLTHLPVTPEDPEPLTPNHFLLGCTNSTQTPAPYEPRLMCLRKQWRVVQNLKNGMWHQWLHEYLPELTRRTKWCLPSQPLDVGCVVFICDLDLPRSQWKRGRVIELHRGKDGVARSAEVRTDVGVYRRPVSKLAILDVEDSAGEGEASPSGSVHGGGDVV is encoded by the coding sequence ATGAGGCGTAAAATCAAAGGTGAGGCGTTGTTCTTGTGTGATCTGTCCCTGGAAGAAGAAGAGAATGCCGTGTCTTATCTGTGCCGTCATGTGCAACGTCAACAATACGAAGACGAACTTGAGGACCTGAAAAAACAACACTCAGTGAGCCAAAGCAGCCAATTATTGTCGCTGAATCCCTTTGTTGGCCAAGATGGCTTAATTCGTGCGTTTGGGAGAATCCAAAATGGTGCCTTTTTGAATCTGGAAGCCAGGCAGCCCATAATTTTGCCGAAAAATCATCGGTTCACCAGGTTATTGGTGGAATTCTACCACAGAAAGTTCCTGCACATCAACACTGCCACTGCTATGAGCGAAATACGTCAAAAGTACTGGGTGCCATCACTGCGTCAACTATTAAACAGCATCCAGAGCCACTGTTCCGCCTGCAAACTTCGTCGAGCCAGGCCACTTCAACCCCAGATGTCTGCCTTACCGATGGAGAGGGTGACCTCATACGATCGAGCCTTCACATACACAGGACTTGATTATTTTGGCCCAGTAAGTGTTGGAATCCGCCGTCAACGTGAGAAAAGGTGGGTTGCTCTTTTTACCTGCTTTACAACCCGTGCCATCCACCTGGAGATTGCCACAGACCTATCCAGCGATGCTTGCCTGATGTGTATCCGCAACTTCATTAATAGAAGAGGTGTCCCTGTATCCATAAGAAGCGACAACGGGACCAATTTTGTTGGCATAGCAAAGGAATTACAAGGTATTGATATGTTTTTGGATACTAATAGTCTCTCTTCAGGTTTGACGGCACTGGGCATCAAATGGATATTCAACACTCCGTTGAATCCAAGTGAAGGCGGCGTATGGGAACGGCTTGTGCAGTCCGTGAAGAAGGCATTGTACATCATGTTGAAGGAGCAGGCTCCAAAGCTCGAAACGCTCCAATCGTTTCTAATCGAAGCAGAGAACATCATCAATTCGAGACCCTTGACTCATCTACCTGTGACTCCCGAAGACCCGGAACCATTGACCCCGAATCATTTTCTGCTTGGGTGCACTAATTCAACCCAAACTCCGGCACCATATGAGCCCAGATTGATGTGTCTTCGAAAGCAGTGGCGTGTGGTGCAGAACTTAAAGAACGGCATGTGGCATCAATGGCTGCATGAATATCTTCCTGAGCTGACGAGAAGGACGAAATGGTGTTTGCCATCACAACCGTTGGACGTGGGCTGCGTTGTTTTTATTTGTGACCTAGATCTTCCAAGAAGCCAATGGAAAAGAGGGCGTGTCATCGAGCTCCATCGCGGCAAAGATGGTGTAGCACGTTCAGCCGAAGTGCGCACAGATGTGGGTGTCTACCGCCGTCCTGTTTCCAAGTTGGCCATACTAGACGTTGAAGACTCTGCTGGTGAAGGTGAAGCCTCCCCCTCTGGGTCAGTTCACGGGGGTGGGGATGTCGTTTGA